Proteins encoded together in one Lathyrus oleraceus cultivar Zhongwan6 chromosome 5, CAAS_Psat_ZW6_1.0, whole genome shotgun sequence window:
- the LOC127085323 gene encoding pentatricopeptide repeat-containing protein At3g49730-like, whose translation MHRFSHLFHKHTLFNLPFRKSFQISHENTILHHLFFFTTTSQIISSQPSAHSPPTPNPSPPKFKTSNTTIRNDQFGLVQLESSANNFTDQNNDEFASDVEKVYRILRKYHSRVPKLELALKESGVVVRSGLTERVLNRCGDAGNLAYRFFSWASKQQSYRHSPDVYRAMIKVLSKMRQFGAVWGLIEEMRVGNPELISPQVFVILMRRFASARMVHKAIEVLDEMPKYGCEPDEYVFGCLLDALCKNGSVKEAASLFEDMRYRFPPTVKHFTSLLYGWCKEGKLVEAKHVLVQMKDAGIEPDIVVFNNLLGGYAQAGKMGDAYDLLKEMRRRGCEPNAVSYTVLIQSLCKHEKLEEAMRMFVEMQRNGCQMDVITYTTLISGFCKWGKIKRGYELLDQMIQEGHSPIQLTYLHIMVAHEKKEELEECMELVNEMQKIGCVPDLNIYNTVIRLACKLGEVKQGVWLWNEMEASGLSPSIDTFVIMINGFLEQDYLVEACEYFKEMVGRGLFAAPQYGTLKELMNSLLRAEKLEMAKDTWNCITGSKSCEMNVSAWTIWIHALFSKGHVKEACSFCIDMMDNDLMPQPDTFAKLMGGLKKLYNREFAVEITEKVRKMAADRHITFKMYKRRGERDLKEKVKEKKDGRKRRARQRRWGGGHQKAL comes from the coding sequence ATGCATAGATTCTCACATCTCTTCCACAAAcacactcttttcaaccttccatTCAGAAAGTCTTTTCAAATCAGCCATGAAAATACCATATTACACCACCTCTTCTTCTTTACTACTACCTCTCAAATAATTTCTTCTCAACCCTCTGCACACTCACCACCAACACCAAACCCTAGCCCCCCAAAATTCAAAACCAGCAACACTACTATAAGAAACGACCAATTCGGTCTCGTTCAACTTGAATCTAGTGCAAACAATTTCACCGATCAAAACAATGACGAGTTTGCTTCTGATGTAGAAAAGGTTTACAGAATATTGAGAAAATACCATTCTAGGGTTCCCAAATTGGAGCTAGCTTTGAAAGAATCTGGAGTTGTTGTTAGGTCTGGTTTAACAGAACGTGTATTGAATCGGTGTGGCGATGCTGGGAATTTAGCTTATAGGTTTTTTTCTTGGGCTTCTAAGCAACAAAGTTATAGGCATAGTCCAGATGTGTATAGAGCTATGATTAAGGTTTTGAGTAAAATGAGACAGTTTGGTGCTGTTTGGGGGTTAATTGAAGAAATGAGAGTGGGAAATCCTGAGTTGATTTCGCCGCAAGTGTTTGTTATTTTGATGAGGAGATTTGCTTCTGCTAGGATGGTTCATAAGGCTATTGAGGTGTTAGATGAAATGCCTAAGTATGGTTGTGAGCCGGATGAGTATGTTTTTGGGTGTCTTTTGGATGCGTTGTGTAAGAATGGTAGTGTTAAGGAGGCTGCTTCACTTTTTGAGGATATGAGGTATCGGTTTCCGCCGACTGTTAAGCATTTTACTTCGTTGTTGTATGGTTGGTGTAAGGAAGGGAAGCTTGTGGAGGCGAAGCATGTGTTGGTGCAAATGAAGGATGCGGGTATTGAGCCGGATATTGTGGTGTTTAACAATTTGCTTGGTGGGTATGCTCAAGCTGGGAAAATGGGGGATGCTTATGATCTTTTGAAAGAGATGAGAAGAAGGGGATGCGAGCCGAATGCAGTGTCGTATACTGTTTTGATCCAGTCGTTGTGTAAACATGAGAAATTGGAGGAGGCAATGCGAATGTTTGTTGAAATGCAGAGAAATGGTTGTCAGATGGATGTCATAACGTATACGACATTGATAAGCGGGTTTTGCAAGTGGGGAAAAATCAAAAGGGGTTATGAGCTTTTGGATCAGATGATACAAGAAGGACATTCCCCGATTCAGCTGACTTATCTGCATATCATGGTGGCTCATGAAAAGAAGGAAGAATTGGAAGAGTGTATGGAACTTGTGAATGAGATGCAGAAGATTGGTTGTGTTCCTGATCTTAACATCTATAATACAGTCATTAGGCTGGCTTGTAAGTTGGGAGAGGTCAAACAAGGTGTTTGGCTTTGGAATGAAATGGAAGCGAGTGGACTCAGTCCGAGTATCGACACTTTTGTCATCATGATTAATGGGTTTCTTGAGCAGGATTATCTAGTTGAAGCTTGTGAGTATTTCAAAGAAATGGTTGGGAGAGGGCTTTTTGCTGCTCCTCAATATGGTACTTTGAAGGAGTTGATGAATTCTCTTTTGAGAGCCGAGAAGCTTGAAATGGCTAAAGATACTTGGAATTGTATCACTGGTTCTAAAAGTTGTGAGATGAATGTGAGTGCATGGACAATCTGGATTCATGCATTGTTTTCAAAAGGACATGTGAAGGAAGCTTGTTCGTTTTGTATAGACATGATGGATAACGATTTAATGCCACAGCCAGATACTTTCGCAAAGCTTATGGGTGGTTTGAAGAAATTGTATAACAGAGAATTTGCTGTAGAAATCACTGAGAAGGTAAGGAAAATGGCTGCTGATAGACATATCACTTTCAAGATGTATAAACGGAGAGGAGAGAGGGATTTGAAAGAAAAGGTAAAGGAGAAAAAAGACGGAAGGAAGAGGAGGGCTAGACAACGCCGTTGGGGTGGAGGCCATCAAAAAGCATTATAA